A segment of the Gemmatimonadota bacterium genome:
GATGCCCCGCCAGGCCTGGCCGCGGGCCACCGCCTCCGCCACGGCGCGCGCGTAGTCGGGATAGTCCACGGCCTCGGTCGTGTGGCAGCCCAGGTCCTGGACCGCGTACCCCTGCTCGAGCAGTGCAGCCTTCAGCTCCTCCTTCAGCTTGAAGCCGCCGTGGTCGGCGCCCAGGGCCACTACTCGTGCGCCCGCCGGCGCCGCGGCCTCTGGCGAGTTCTCGATCCGCACGCCGAGCTGCTGGGCAAGGGTCCGGGCGCCGGGCGCGAGTGCGTCGCCCGGTCCCAGGCGGATGGCGCGGCCGCGGCGGGCCGCCGCGCGGACCACGTCTTCGGTCACGATCGTGCGGCTCATGGGGCGAAAACGTCGGCAGGCGTGTGGTAGAGCACCTGGATGGTCGCCCGGTCCGCGGGCGTGGGCCGCTCCGTGACCAGGACCCCACCCCACATGAGATCGGAGGGGCCGGGCGCGTGACGCCAGATACCGAGCACGTGCCCAAACTCATGCGCGACCAGCCGCAGCACCCGTTCCGGCGCCTGCGCCTCACTCGCCGCTACCGTCACAATCATGCGCACCTGGCCCGCGGCTTCCGGCCCGGCATTCTTCAAGGGGTAGACCCGGAGCTCCGTGGTGTCAGCGGTCGGGCAGAAGGTGGTGACGGCGCGGCCAATGAGAGCGGGCTGGCAAGCGGGTGCCGGAACCTCGACGGGCAGCGGCACGTCCGACCAGCGCAGCACGACATCGGCGTCCAGCAGGCGCTCGGCCGGGCTCAGCCGGTACTCGCCAAAGAGCACGGCCCCGTTCCATTCCCGGGACGCCGCCGCGGAGGCCGCGGCAAGCGCAGCCGCACGGGCCGCGTCGTCACCCCCGGCCACGAACACGCGCACCCTGCGCCCCGGATTCCAGTGGAAAATCACGGGCGGTTCGGCGGCCAGCGCGAAATTATAGGCCTCGACCCGGCCGGGGATGGTGGGAGAGTCGCACGACGCTGCCGCGGCCACCGCCGCAGCCAGCCCGGCGCGGCGCAGCCACTGGCGGGAGCGGGTCATGGCCAGTCTCCGCCGAAGGCCACACCCACCTGCACCGCGCCGCGGTAAACCGTCCCGTCCAGCCCCCGGGCCCGCCGCTGCGCCACGGTGCCGAAGGAGTGTGCCTGGGCCATCGCCTCGACGGCGAGGCGCAAGCCAGCCACTCGCCAGCGAGCTCCGCCCGCGACTTCCAGGACCGCCTTCACTTCGCTTCCCTCGCG
Coding sequences within it:
- the rpiB gene encoding ribose 5-phosphate isomerase B, which codes for MSRTIVTEDVVRAAARRGRAIRLGPGDALAPGARTLAQQLGVRIENSPEAAAPAGARVVALGADHGGFKLKEELKAALLEQGYAVQDLGCHTTEAVDYPDYARAVAEAVARGQAWRGIMVDGAGIGSAMVANKVAGVRASLCYDLSTARNAREHNNANVLTLGGALIGPTLARQIVELWLATEFAGGRHERRVAKIDALDAGRRR